A single window of Zea mays cultivar B73 chromosome 10, Zm-B73-REFERENCE-NAM-5.0, whole genome shotgun sequence DNA harbors:
- the LOC100384476 gene encoding Calcium-dependent protein kinase 13 — protein MGNACGGALRSKYQHSFKHAASSQRRASSEYSASAVADDSPRKPTQPPATTDAHAPPPPPATAAAAMRRGGAGAPPDLGSVLGHPTPNLRDLYALGRKLGQGQFGTTFLCTELATGVDYACKSISKRKLITREDVDDVRREIQIMHHLSGHTNVVAIKGAYEDQLYVHIVMELCAGGELFDRIIQRGHYSERKAAELTRIIVGVVEACHSLGVMHRDLKPENFLLVNKDDDLSLKAIDFGLSVFFKPGQVFTDVVGSPYYVAPEVLLKNYGPAADVWTAGVILYILLSGVPPFWAETQQGIFDAVLKGVIDFDSDPWPVISDSAKDLIRRMLNPRSAKRLTAHEVLCHPWIRDHGVAPDRPLDPAVLSRIKQFSAMNKLKKMALRVIAESLSEEEIAGLKEMFQTMDTDNSGAITYDELKEGLRKYGSTLKDTEIRDLMDAADIDNNGTIDYIEFIAATLHLNKLEREEHLVAAFSYFDKDGSGYITVDELQQACKEHNMPDAFLDDVINEADQDNDGRIDYGEFVAMMTKGNMGVGRRTMRNSLNISMRDAPGAF, from the exons ATGGGCAACGCATGCGGCGGCGCCCTTAGATCCAAGTACCAGCACAGCTTCAAGCACGCCGCGTCGTCGCAGCGCCGCGCCTCCTCCGAGTACAGCGCCAGCGCCGTGGCCGACGACTCGCCCAGGAAGCCCACGCAGCCGCCCGCCACCACGGACGCCCacgcgccgccaccgccgcccgcCACCGCCGCAGCCGCCATGAGGCGCGGCGGGGCCGGCGCGCCGCCGGACCTGGGGTCCGTGCTCGGCCACCCCACCCCCAACCTCCGCGACCTCTACGCGCTCGGCAGGAAGCTCGGGCAGGGGCAGTTCGGCACCACCTTCCTCTGCACCGAGCTCGCCACGGGGGTCGACTACGCCTGCAAGTCCATCTCCAAGCGCAAGCTCATCACCAGGGAGGACGTCGACGACGTGCGCCGCGAGATCCAGATCATGCACCACCTCTCCGGCCACACCAACGTCGTCGCCATCAAGGGCGCCTACGAGGACCAGCTCTACGTCCACATCGTCATGGAGCTCTGCGCCGGGGGcgagctcttcgaccggatcataCAGCGCGGCCACTACAGCGAGCGCAAGGCCGCCGAGCTCACCAGGATCATCGTCGGCGTCGTCGAGGCCTGCCACTCGCTCGGGGTCATGCACCGCGACCTCAAGCCCGAGAACTTCCTGCTCGTCAACAAGGACGACGACCTCTCGCTCAAGGCCATCGATTTCGGACTCTCTGTCTTCTTCAAGCCTG GTCAAGTTTTCACCGATGTTGTTGGTAGCCCATATTATGTAGCTCCAGAAGTTTTGTTGAAAAATTATGGACCAGCAGCTGATGTATGGACAGCTGGCGTCATTCTTTACATTCTACTAAGTGGCGTGCCTCCGTTTTGGGCAG AAACACAACAAGGAATATTTGATGCTGTATTGAAAGGTGTCATTGATTTTGATTCTGATCCGTGGCCTGTCATATCTGATAGTGCAAAAGATCTTATAAGACGGATGCTGAATCCTCGCTCTGCCAAGCGCTTAACAGCACATGAAGTTCTAT GCCATCCATGGATTCGTGATCATGGAGTAGCTCCTGACCGTCCACTGGATCCAGCTGTCTTATCTCGCATTAAGCAATTCTCTGCAATGAATAAGTTGAAGAAAATGGCTTTGCGA GTAATAGCTGAGAGCCTATCAGAAGAGGAAATTGCGGGGTTGAAGGAAATGTTCCAGACCATGGACACTGACAACAGTGGCGCAATTACCTACGATGAACTAAAAGAAGGATTGAGAAAATATGGTTCCACACTGAAGGACACTGAGATTCGTGATCTTATGGATGCA GCTGATATCGACAACAATGGAACAATTGACTACATTGAATTCATCGCTGCAACTTTGCATCTCAATAAGCTGGAGCGCGAAGAACATCTCGTGGCGGCCTTTTCATATTTCGACAAAGATGGTAGTGGCTATATCACAGTGGATGAACTACAGCAAGCTTGCAAAGAGCATAACATGCCGGATGCTTTTCTTGATGATGTCATCAACGAAGCTGATCAGGATAAC GATGGCCGCATTGACTATGGAGAGTTTGTTGCCATGATGACCAAGGGCAATATGGGAGTCGGTCGACGGACAATGAGAAACAGCTTGAATATCAGCATGAGGGACGCACCTGGTGCATTCTGA